One region of Desertifilum tharense IPPAS B-1220 genomic DNA includes:
- a CDS encoding cyanophycin synthetase produces MVQEMLNDTVRVNARVTDVFDIYDFQHYSGPNPYLPTGALVFKFTQTHTQQPLPLEEYINAICDRYPHLREETYDSYAEIFARTLTEVGKLDMGLHFHQWSIDPQPHFTCIAIESLHARTHRAVAYLVWDWFEAITQDKDIALDEQIKTLQNKFRQSVYGGPTVYSLWRTAAQKGIPVFYLWDEGLVQYGYGKKQIRGVATTFEWDSHLDSDFTTRKDDCKAFLHTLGFPVPLGEVVISRTEAFGAARRIGYPVAVKPVEGHKGIGVTADVQDEEELDFAFDKALSAIEGDRPIRIIVEKSIKGADFRLLCVNGRFVAATERRPASVTGDGYSTIAELIRRENRTEARSDTPTSPLGKIICDESMENYLDEQKLSLDSVLDPKETVYLRKVANLSAGGLSIDATPSVHPDNIILAQDIAQYFRLTCLGIDVIAEDLSISWKKGNFGILEINAAPGIFMHLNPAVGESVDVPAQILETFFESGTDARIPIITFNRISVRELQETIDHILLQRPDWVIGAVCREGTFINRSEKAFNSNYNTNVQSLLRHPKLDLLIAEYPEDVLERDGMFYFGSNMVVLDNPSETERMLARDVFHDSTVVMREGEEVSIRRQGLIEQYSLGTDEPFLRVYLKETGTVL; encoded by the coding sequence ATGGTTCAAGAGATGCTCAACGATACAGTGCGCGTTAATGCCAGAGTAACAGATGTTTTTGATATCTATGATTTTCAACATTACTCCGGGCCTAACCCTTACCTACCCACAGGCGCGCTAGTTTTTAAATTTACCCAAACTCACACCCAACAGCCTCTCCCTCTTGAAGAGTATATTAACGCCATCTGCGATCGCTATCCTCATCTGCGCGAGGAAACCTACGACTCCTACGCCGAAATCTTCGCCAGAACCCTAACCGAAGTCGGCAAATTAGATATGGGTTTGCACTTCCATCAATGGAGTATCGATCCACAACCCCATTTTACCTGCATCGCCATAGAATCTCTGCACGCCCGCACCCATCGCGCCGTTGCCTATCTGGTTTGGGATTGGTTTGAAGCCATTACCCAAGATAAAGATATCGCCCTCGACGAACAAATTAAAACCCTGCAAAACAAGTTTAGACAATCCGTTTATGGCGGGCCTACCGTTTATTCTCTCTGGCGAACAGCGGCCCAAAAAGGCATTCCCGTCTTCTACCTGTGGGATGAAGGCCTCGTGCAATACGGTTATGGCAAAAAACAGATACGCGGCGTTGCAACCACCTTCGAGTGGGATAGCCATCTCGATTCAGACTTTACCACCCGCAAAGATGACTGCAAAGCCTTTCTGCATACCCTAGGCTTTCCCGTACCCTTGGGAGAAGTCGTCATCTCTCGCACAGAAGCCTTCGGCGCAGCCAGACGCATCGGCTATCCCGTCGCTGTTAAACCCGTCGAGGGACACAAAGGCATCGGCGTCACCGCAGACGTGCAAGACGAAGAAGAACTCGACTTTGCCTTTGATAAAGCCTTAAGTGCCATTGAAGGCGATCGCCCTATTCGGATTATCGTAGAAAAAAGTATCAAAGGAGCCGACTTCCGCCTCCTGTGCGTTAACGGTCGCTTTGTCGCCGCCACCGAACGCCGTCCCGCCTCCGTTACCGGGGATGGTTATTCTACCATTGCCGAACTGATCCGCCGCGAAAACCGAACCGAAGCGCGTTCCGACACCCCCACCTCACCCTTGGGGAAAATCATCTGCGACGAGTCAATGGAAAACTACCTAGACGAACAAAAACTTTCCCTGGATAGCGTATTAGATCCCAAAGAAACCGTCTATCTCCGCAAAGTCGCCAACCTCTCCGCCGGGGGACTGAGTATCGACGCCACGCCTAGCGTCCATCCCGACAATATTATCCTGGCGCAAGATATCGCCCAATATTTCCGCCTAACCTGTTTGGGAATTGATGTCATCGCCGAAGACTTAAGCATCTCTTGGAAAAAAGGCAACTTTGGCATTTTAGAAATTAACGCCGCGCCTGGTATTTTCATGCACTTGAACCCCGCAGTGGGAGAAAGCGTAGATGTTCCAGCCCAAATTCTAGAAACCTTCTTTGAAAGCGGAACGGATGCCAGAATTCCAATTATCACGTTCAATCGCATTTCAGTGCGAGAATTGCAAGAAACCATCGACCATATCTTACTGCAACGTCCTGATTGGGTGATTGGCGCGGTTTGTCGAGAAGGAACCTTCATTAACCGTTCTGAAAAAGCCTTCAATTCTAACTACAATACCAACGTCCAAAGCCTGCTTCGCCATCCCAAACTCGATTTATTAATTGCTGAATATCCCGAAGATGTTTTAGAACGCGATGGGATGTTCTATTTCGGTAGCAATATGGTGGTGCTAGACAACCCTAGCGAAACCGAACGAATGCTAGCGCGGGATGTGTTTCATGACTCTACGGTGGTGATGCGCGAAGGCGAAGAAGTCTCTATTCGTCGCCAAGGGTTAATCGAACAATACAGTTTAGGAACAGACGAACCCTTCTTGCGAGTGTATCTCAAAGAAACGGGCACCGTTTTATAA